From the Senegalimassilia faecalis genome, one window contains:
- a CDS encoding class I SAM-dependent rRNA methyltransferase — translation MKAQRPYPRATITPKGEHALVKGHPWVYEAEVLFMEPAPGLDEVPNGCLVDVVNRKGSYLGTGLLSLRSKIRIRLITRNANDTFDQAFWKRKVAWAWEYRKTVMGEDASCCRVLFSEADGFPGMVVDRFNDVLVAETLSVGMEQLKPVIFGALLEVLAEDGIAIRGLYERNDAATRKLEGLEQTAGWFAGVAGDEAPASLDPLAPGASGTESFGPTATQIVENGVRYEVDFENGQKTGFFLDQKYNRRAVAKLAAGKHVLDCFTHTGSFALNAAHGGAAYVNAVDISELAVAQARKNAQLNGLEEHMDFTAVNVFDLLPQLEAARDRTYDFIVLDPPAFTKSRKTIDSAARGYKEINYRAMKLLPRGGYLATCSCSHFMDTERFKHVVASAAHDAGVQLRQIEERQQAPDHPIVWGIPETDYLKFFIFQVV, via the coding sequence ATGAAAGCTCAACGTCCTTATCCTCGCGCCACCATCACGCCGAAAGGCGAGCATGCGCTGGTTAAGGGGCATCCTTGGGTGTACGAGGCCGAGGTGCTGTTCATGGAGCCTGCGCCCGGGCTTGACGAGGTGCCGAACGGCTGCCTTGTCGACGTGGTGAACCGCAAGGGCTCTTACCTGGGTACGGGGCTTTTGTCCCTGCGCAGCAAAATTCGCATCCGCCTTATTACGCGCAATGCAAATGATACGTTTGACCAGGCGTTTTGGAAGCGTAAAGTTGCGTGGGCGTGGGAGTACCGCAAAACGGTCATGGGCGAAGATGCCAGCTGCTGCCGTGTGCTGTTCTCGGAAGCCGACGGGTTCCCGGGCATGGTGGTCGACCGCTTCAACGACGTGCTGGTTGCCGAAACGCTTTCCGTGGGCATGGAGCAGCTGAAGCCGGTCATCTTCGGGGCGCTGCTTGAGGTGCTGGCGGAAGACGGCATTGCCATTCGCGGCCTGTATGAGCGCAACGATGCCGCAACGCGCAAGCTTGAGGGCCTCGAGCAGACGGCGGGCTGGTTCGCGGGCGTGGCAGGTGACGAAGCGCCCGCAAGCCTTGACCCGTTGGCGCCTGGCGCGTCGGGCACGGAAAGCTTCGGCCCTACGGCCACGCAGATCGTGGAGAACGGCGTGCGCTATGAGGTGGATTTCGAAAACGGCCAGAAGACGGGCTTCTTCTTGGACCAGAAGTACAACCGCCGTGCCGTGGCGAAGCTTGCCGCCGGAAAGCACGTGCTCGACTGCTTCACCCACACGGGCAGTTTTGCGCTGAACGCGGCGCATGGCGGCGCCGCCTACGTGAACGCCGTGGACATCTCCGAGCTTGCCGTGGCACAGGCGCGAAAGAACGCCCAGCTCAACGGCTTGGAAGAGCATATGGATTTCACGGCCGTCAACGTGTTCGACCTGCTGCCGCAGCTTGAGGCGGCCCGCGACCGCACGTACGACTTCATCGTGCTTGACCCGCCGGCGTTCACGAAAAGCCGCAAGACCATCGACAGCGCCGCGCGCGGCTACAAGGAGATCAACTATCGCGCCATGAAGCTGCTGCCGCGCGGCGGGTATCTGGCAACCTGCAGCTGCAGCCACTTCATGGACACCGAGCGCTTCAAGCATGTGGTTGCCAGTGCCGCACATGACGCGGGCGTGCAACTGCGCCAGATCGAGGAGCGCCAGCAGGCGCCCGATCATCCCATCGTATGGGGCATCCCCGAAACCGACTACCTGAAGTTCTTCATCTTCCAAGTGGTATAA
- the recR gene encoding recombination mediator RecR, with amino-acid sequence MQSAPAIQKLLDELERLPGVGPKSAQRMAYWILNTDRATALRLAEAIVEVKDTVHFCSRCFNYAEEDECEICRSTSRNRQLLCVVSEPRDIPPIERTAVYQGLYHVLGGALSPMDGIGPDNLHIAELMARLATEDIEEVVLATNPNVEGETTAAYLARLIKPLGIKVTRLASGLPVGGDLEFADEVTLGRALEARRQL; translated from the coding sequence GTGCAATCGGCACCTGCCATCCAAAAACTGCTCGACGAGCTGGAGCGTCTTCCCGGCGTGGGCCCGAAATCGGCGCAGCGCATGGCGTATTGGATCTTGAACACCGATCGAGCCACGGCGCTGCGCTTGGCCGAGGCCATCGTGGAAGTGAAGGACACGGTGCATTTCTGCAGCCGTTGCTTCAACTACGCCGAAGAGGACGAGTGCGAGATTTGCCGTTCCACCAGCCGTAATCGACAGCTTCTGTGCGTGGTCAGCGAACCGCGCGACATCCCACCCATCGAGCGCACGGCCGTATACCAGGGCCTGTACCACGTGCTTGGCGGCGCGCTGTCGCCTATGGACGGCATCGGCCCGGACAACCTGCACATCGCCGAACTGATGGCGCGCCTTGCCACCGAGGATATCGAAGAGGTGGTGTTGGCTACGAACCCGAACGTGGAGGGCGAAACCACCGCCGCGTACTTGGCGCGCCTTATCAAGCCGCTTGGCATCAAGGTGACGCGCCTGGCAAGCGGCCTGCCTGTCGGCGGCGATTTGGAGTTCGCCGACGAGGTAACCCTTGGTCGCGCGCTTGAAGCGCGCCGCCAGCTGTAG
- a CDS encoding TetR/AcrR family transcriptional regulator produces the protein MDESVKTGGADKDLRRSTDRRVVRTRKAIREAFFKLMEEQDYHKITIASIAREADIDRKTFYLHYGSVSDLADEIIYDEAQTIMESCRDALRSGGQSINVAELFHSISMALAPDMSRSRLVVQHASLPDMLDRLEASLVEVVLADNALGLKRDDPYLQFTVSFFCAGIVAVYRRWLMSESSIPLDDIAQAASTCVFEGLNGVLANMQGAAKEKALS, from the coding sequence ATGGACGAAAGCGTGAAAACCGGCGGTGCTGACAAGGATCTGCGCCGGTCCACCGACAGGCGCGTCGTGCGCACGCGCAAGGCCATTCGCGAGGCGTTCTTCAAGCTTATGGAAGAGCAGGACTACCACAAGATCACCATCGCATCCATCGCGCGCGAGGCCGATATCGACCGCAAAACGTTCTACCTGCACTACGGCTCGGTTAGCGACCTTGCCGACGAGATCATCTACGACGAGGCGCAAACCATCATGGAAAGCTGCCGCGACGCGCTGCGCAGCGGCGGGCAGAGCATCAACGTGGCCGAGCTGTTCCACAGCATCAGCATGGCGCTTGCCCCCGATATGTCGCGCAGCCGGCTGGTGGTGCAGCACGCGTCGCTGCCCGATATGCTCGACAGGCTTGAGGCAAGCCTGGTTGAGGTGGTGCTGGCCGACAACGCGCTTGGCCTGAAGCGCGACGACCCCTATCTGCAGTTCACGGTGTCGTTTTTCTGCGCCGGCATCGTGGCGGTGTACCGCCGCTGGCTTATGTCCGAATCAAGTATCCCGCTTGACGACATCGCGCAGGCGGCCAGCACGTGCGTGTTCGAGGGCCTCAACGGCGTGCTGGCGAACATGCAGGGCGCCGCGAAGGAAAAAGCGCTTTCGTAG
- the dnaX gene encoding DNA polymerase III subunit gamma/tau, with the protein MAEALYRKYRPQIFEDVVGQEQIERTIKNAIEQDKVSHAYLFCGPRGTGKTTTARLLAKALLCQKGPTPDPDGTCEDCQMIAEGVHPDVYELDAASRTGVENVREEIINRVQFAPTRGRYKVYIIDEVHMLSIAAFNALLKTLEEPPDHVVFILATTDPQKVPETIHSRCQRFDFRRISNESIVSRLGAVCVAEGVEFEGDALDLIAHHAGGGMRNALTSLEQMIAFGEGKVTLAVAERMLGGVDSNDMANIVRAIGARDAAACFRWIAEFVESGSDLAQFARELAQHVRNLYVMSLTDTDVALDVSASERRQLADELPLFGPDRLARMLQVLGDVMAELKTSTNPRLSFEIGCTRMVRPDGDLTLEALAERIEALEAGKSAVAMGSAAAPAAPVAAAPVATVPQPEARRAPAAAAPQPVPQQAVPAPAAPWQTAQPTAPASPQPAADPAPQPAQPAASVPAAQPAPAATPAAAAQPAAGGNPQLAATMENPAALQRMWQVTLASLKRSKAAYGVLFLGTKAVWNAQSNMLSIEFPKENAFAFKAVQKPDVQEAVAAALSQACGGQNVPFAYQQAGSAPAPAAAAPVARAVEPRPQASAPAASRPQAAPVSQQRPMAPRSQAPAVTTPPWKDDQVPYGDFDAPMPEDELLNAPAGPVPRAAAPRPASRPQAGATTQRPAAPQAPAPAPRSQAASAAQPAPQPVSPGAAQTPDELQAILQAGFGGDVTFEEVKD; encoded by the coding sequence ATGGCAGAAGCGCTGTACCGCAAATACCGTCCGCAGATCTTCGAGGACGTGGTGGGGCAGGAGCAGATCGAGCGCACCATCAAAAACGCCATCGAGCAGGACAAAGTCAGCCATGCGTACCTGTTTTGCGGGCCGCGCGGCACGGGCAAGACCACCACGGCGCGCCTGCTTGCCAAGGCGCTTTTGTGCCAGAAGGGCCCCACGCCCGATCCGGACGGCACGTGCGAAGATTGCCAGATGATCGCCGAAGGCGTACACCCAGACGTGTACGAGCTTGACGCCGCAAGCCGCACGGGCGTAGAGAACGTGCGCGAAGAGATCATCAACCGCGTGCAGTTCGCGCCCACGCGCGGCCGCTACAAGGTCTACATCATCGACGAGGTTCACATGCTGTCCATCGCGGCGTTCAACGCGCTGCTGAAAACGCTTGAGGAGCCGCCCGACCACGTCGTGTTCATCCTGGCAACCACCGACCCGCAAAAGGTGCCCGAAACCATCCATTCGCGCTGCCAGCGCTTCGACTTCCGCCGCATCTCCAACGAGTCCATCGTGTCGCGTTTAGGCGCGGTATGCGTGGCCGAGGGCGTGGAATTCGAAGGCGATGCGCTTGACCTGATCGCGCACCACGCCGGTGGCGGCATGCGCAACGCGCTGACGTCGCTTGAGCAGATGATCGCGTTCGGCGAAGGTAAGGTCACGCTTGCCGTGGCGGAGCGCATGCTTGGCGGCGTGGACTCCAACGACATGGCCAATATCGTGCGGGCCATCGGCGCGCGCGATGCCGCCGCGTGCTTCCGCTGGATTGCGGAATTCGTGGAATCGGGTTCTGACCTGGCGCAATTCGCGCGCGAACTTGCGCAGCACGTGCGCAACCTGTACGTGATGAGCTTGACGGACACCGATGTGGCCCTTGACGTAAGCGCTTCCGAGCGTCGTCAGCTTGCCGATGAGCTGCCCTTGTTCGGCCCTGACCGCTTGGCGCGCATGCTGCAGGTGCTTGGCGATGTGATGGCCGAGCTGAAAACGTCCACGAACCCGCGCCTGTCGTTCGAGATCGGCTGCACGCGCATGGTGCGCCCCGACGGCGACCTGACGCTTGAGGCGCTTGCCGAGCGCATCGAGGCGCTTGAGGCGGGCAAGAGCGCCGTGGCCATGGGGTCTGCGGCGGCGCCGGCTGCGCCAGTAGCTGCCGCGCCTGTTGCCACCGTGCCGCAGCCCGAAGCTCGCCGCGCGCCTGCTGCCGCTGCGCCCCAGCCGGTACCGCAGCAAGCAGTCCCGGCGCCGGCCGCTCCATGGCAAACCGCCCAGCCCACAGCACCCGCGTCCCCGCAGCCCGCAGCAGATCCTGCGCCCCAGCCCGCTCAGCCCGCAGCTTCCGTGCCAGCCGCGCAGCCTGCTCCCGCTGCGACTCCCGCGGCCGCCGCCCAGCCCGCAGCTGGTGGCAACCCGCAACTGGCGGCAACCATGGAAAACCCCGCGGCACTGCAGCGCATGTGGCAGGTAACACTGGCCAGCCTCAAACGCAGCAAGGCGGCATACGGCGTGCTGTTCTTGGGAACGAAGGCCGTGTGGAACGCCCAGTCGAATATGCTGTCCATCGAATTCCCGAAGGAGAATGCATTCGCGTTCAAGGCCGTGCAGAAGCCTGACGTGCAGGAAGCCGTGGCCGCGGCTCTGTCGCAGGCGTGCGGCGGCCAGAACGTCCCGTTCGCCTACCAGCAGGCAGGTTCGGCGCCGGCTCCTGCCGCCGCTGCGCCTGTCGCGCGTGCAGTGGAACCTCGCCCGCAAGCGTCTGCTCCTGCGGCTTCGCGCCCGCAGGCCGCGCCTGTGTCCCAGCAGCGCCCGATGGCCCCGCGCTCGCAGGCGCCGGCGGTCACCACGCCGCCGTGGAAGGACGACCAGGTACCCTACGGCGACTTCGACGCGCCCATGCCCGAAGACGAGCTTCTGAACGCGCCGGCCGGCCCCGTGCCGCGCGCGGCCGCTCCGCGCCCGGCATCGCGCCCGCAAGCAGGGGCAACAACGCAGCGCCCGGCGGCTCCTCAAGCCCCCGCTCCGGCGCCTCGCTCGCAGGCGGCTTCCGCGGCTCAGCCGGCACCGCAGCCGGTGTCGCCCGGCGCCGCGCAAACGCCCGACGAGCTGCAAGCCATCTTGCAAGCGGGCTTCGGTGGCGATGTGACGTTCGAAGAAGTCAAGGATTAA
- the aspS gene encoding aspartate--tRNA ligase, whose protein sequence is MTDYKNEFCMHDATCGELRKSDVGREVTLCGWAWHNRDHGGLIFCDLRDRTGYTQVVVDPDCVSEEDFHKAEHLGREFVLQITGKVRDRGADAVNPNMATGEIEVLANKVNVLNESVTPPFSIEDGIETDETTRMKWRYMDLRRPEMYNALHLRHTVAQAMRAALNERGFIEVETPILANSTPEGARDYLVPSRPNPGKFYALPQSPQQFKQMLMVGGIERYYQIARCFRDEDLRADRQPEFTQVDIEMSFVQETDVMDLMEGVFQEVLSAAGVEHEFPLQRMPWKEAMDRFGCDRPDVRFGMELVELTDIVRGCGFGVFSKAVEAGNVVKCINAKGAGNWSRGDIEKLADVAAANGAKGMAWIAYTDADTELAGKSPIIKFLGDEVHGAIKQAAGVEPGDLLLFAADTYATASAVLSALRLHMAEALEIERPGHALLWVVDFPMFKYDEEEKKYAAEHHPFTMIPEADWDKIETDPLACSSYSYDIVMDGFEMGGGSIRIHNAELQKRVLRRLGVEDDQMEEKFGHLIHALELGAPPHGGIALGLDRLVMLLAGKQSIRDVIAFPKTSSASDPMTGAPNAVTGRQLKEVSLRLL, encoded by the coding sequence ATGACGGATTACAAGAACGAGTTTTGCATGCACGACGCCACGTGCGGCGAGCTGCGCAAATCTGACGTGGGCCGCGAGGTCACGCTGTGCGGTTGGGCATGGCACAACCGCGATCACGGCGGGCTGATCTTCTGCGACCTGCGCGACCGCACCGGTTACACGCAGGTGGTCGTCGACCCGGATTGCGTGTCCGAGGAAGACTTCCACAAGGCCGAGCATCTTGGCCGCGAATTCGTGCTGCAAATCACCGGCAAGGTGCGCGACCGCGGCGCCGATGCCGTGAACCCGAACATGGCCACCGGCGAGATCGAGGTGCTTGCCAACAAGGTCAACGTGCTCAACGAGTCCGTCACGCCACCGTTTAGCATCGAAGACGGCATCGAAACCGACGAGACCACGCGCATGAAGTGGCGTTACATGGATCTGCGCCGTCCCGAGATGTACAACGCGCTGCACCTGCGCCACACGGTTGCCCAGGCCATGCGCGCTGCTCTCAACGAGCGCGGCTTTATCGAGGTGGAAACGCCTATCCTGGCCAACTCCACGCCCGAGGGCGCGCGCGACTACCTGGTGCCTTCCCGCCCGAACCCGGGCAAGTTCTACGCGCTGCCGCAGTCCCCGCAGCAGTTCAAGCAGATGCTCATGGTCGGCGGCATCGAGCGCTACTACCAGATTGCCCGCTGCTTCCGCGACGAGGACCTGCGCGCCGATCGTCAGCCGGAATTCACGCAGGTGGACATCGAGATGTCCTTCGTGCAGGAAACCGACGTCATGGACCTGATGGAAGGCGTGTTCCAGGAAGTGCTGTCCGCTGCCGGCGTTGAGCATGAGTTTCCGCTGCAGCGCATGCCGTGGAAAGAAGCCATGGACCGCTTTGGCTGCGACCGTCCCGACGTGCGTTTCGGCATGGAGCTTGTGGAGCTCACCGACATCGTGCGCGGCTGCGGCTTCGGCGTGTTCTCCAAGGCCGTCGAGGCGGGCAACGTCGTGAAGTGCATCAACGCCAAGGGCGCCGGCAACTGGTCGCGCGGCGACATCGAGAAGCTGGCCGACGTGGCAGCCGCCAACGGCGCGAAAGGCATGGCCTGGATCGCCTACACTGACGCCGACACCGAGCTTGCGGGCAAGAGCCCCATCATCAAGTTCCTCGGCGACGAGGTCCACGGCGCCATCAAGCAGGCCGCTGGCGTCGAGCCGGGCGATTTGCTGCTGTTCGCCGCCGACACGTACGCCACCGCTTCCGCCGTGCTTTCCGCCCTGCGCCTGCACATGGCCGAGGCGTTGGAAATCGAGCGCCCGGGCCACGCGCTGCTGTGGGTCGTGGACTTCCCGATGTTCAAGTACGACGAGGAAGAGAAGAAGTACGCGGCCGAGCATCATCCGTTCACGATGATTCCCGAGGCCGATTGGGACAAGATCGAAACCGATCCGCTGGCATGCTCCAGCTACTCCTATGACATCGTTATGGACGGCTTCGAGATGGGCGGCGGCTCCATCCGTATCCACAACGCCGAGCTGCAGAAGCGCGTTCTGCGCCGCCTGGGCGTTGAGGACGACCAGATGGAGGAGAAGTTCGGCCACCTTATCCACGCGCTTGAGCTGGGTGCCCCGCCGCACGGCGGCATCGCGTTGGGCCTCGACCGCCTGGTCATGCTGCTGGCTGGCAAGCAGTCCATCCGCGACGTCATCGCCTTCCCGAAGACGTCGAGCGCTTCCGACCCGATGACCGGCGCCCCGAACGCCGTCACCGGCCGCCAGCTCAAGGAAGTCTCTCTGCGCCTTCTTTAG
- a CDS encoding YbaB/EbfC family nucleoid-associated protein: protein MGRKGGFPGGGMGNMNAMMKQAQKMQMELARAQEEIQDMTFEASAGGGMVKAVAKGDNTLVSLTIDPEAVDPEDVEMLQDMIAAAVNEALRGVADLSSQRINAATGGMNIPGLM from the coding sequence ATGGGACGTAAAGGCGGATTCCCCGGCGGCGGCATGGGCAACATGAACGCCATGATGAAGCAGGCGCAGAAGATGCAGATGGAGCTTGCGCGCGCTCAAGAGGAGATCCAGGACATGACGTTCGAGGCTTCTGCTGGCGGCGGCATGGTCAAAGCGGTTGCCAAGGGCGACAACACCCTGGTCAGCCTTACCATCGACCCCGAGGCCGTTGACCCCGAGGACGTCGAGATGCTGCAGGACATGATCGCCGCAGCTGTCAACGAGGCGCTGCGCGGCGTGGCCGACCTGTCCAGCCAGCGCATCAACGCCGCAACGGGCGGCATGAACATCCCTGGCTTGATGTAG
- the hisS gene encoding histidine--tRNA ligase, whose amino-acid sequence MAINSPEGTRDLLPDEAKFWAHFRDTAFDIFARYGYQPIETPLFEQTDLFVRGIGQATDVVSKEMFTAISGENFKRVIEGDTIKAKSRLSLRPEGTAGVVRAVAQHDLVPQGAAPAKLMYAGPMFRAERPQKGRQRMFNQVGIECLGAEDPSVDAEGIIMLMRFYAAIGVPMDATRLLVNSMGCEKCRPAYREAVRAYMNEHADAMCDECMRRAEINPLRAFDCKNPGCAEVMDGAPKISDYLCDDCREHYEAVKAYLKGAGVVFVEDPKLVRGLDYYTRTVFEVQVDQGMGSQNAIGGGGRYDKLCEEVGGRPTPGFGFALGYERCALAIQAAGYTFPSAQHCDVFVACVDDSMRAEAFRLVQACRDAGVSAEMDHQHRSLKSQFKLADKVGARLVAVLGPDELAAGQVKVRNMQTHKERLAELDKVKELLSRFGGEPFGGAHVAVDEVFGTEE is encoded by the coding sequence ATGGCAATCAATTCCCCGGAAGGAACGCGCGACCTTCTGCCCGATGAGGCGAAGTTCTGGGCGCATTTCCGCGACACTGCGTTCGACATTTTCGCGCGCTACGGTTATCAGCCCATCGAGACGCCGCTGTTCGAGCAGACCGACCTGTTCGTGCGCGGCATCGGCCAGGCTACCGACGTGGTGTCCAAGGAAATGTTCACCGCCATTTCCGGCGAGAACTTCAAGCGCGTCATCGAGGGCGACACCATCAAGGCGAAAAGCCGCTTGTCGCTGCGTCCCGAGGGCACGGCTGGCGTCGTGCGCGCCGTGGCCCAACACGACCTGGTGCCGCAGGGTGCTGCCCCTGCCAAGCTCATGTACGCCGGCCCGATGTTCCGCGCCGAGCGCCCGCAAAAAGGCCGCCAGCGCATGTTTAACCAGGTAGGTATCGAGTGCCTCGGCGCGGAAGACCCCAGCGTCGACGCCGAGGGCATCATCATGCTCATGCGCTTCTACGCCGCCATCGGCGTCCCCATGGACGCCACGCGCCTGCTGGTGAACTCCATGGGCTGCGAGAAGTGCCGCCCGGCCTATCGCGAAGCCGTGCGCGCCTACATGAACGAGCACGCCGACGCCATGTGCGACGAGTGCATGCGCCGCGCAGAAATCAACCCGCTGCGCGCGTTCGACTGCAAAAACCCCGGATGCGCCGAGGTTATGGACGGCGCCCCGAAGATTTCCGACTACCTGTGCGACGATTGCCGCGAGCACTACGAGGCCGTTAAGGCGTACCTGAAGGGCGCGGGCGTGGTATTCGTGGAGGACCCGAAGCTGGTGCGCGGTTTGGACTACTACACACGCACGGTGTTCGAGGTGCAGGTTGACCAGGGCATGGGCAGCCAGAACGCCATCGGCGGCGGCGGACGCTACGACAAGCTGTGCGAGGAAGTGGGCGGCAGGCCCACGCCGGGCTTCGGCTTCGCGCTTGGCTACGAGCGCTGCGCGCTTGCCATCCAGGCGGCGGGCTACACGTTCCCCAGCGCCCAGCACTGCGACGTGTTCGTGGCGTGCGTGGACGATTCGATGCGCGCCGAGGCGTTCCGCCTGGTGCAGGCATGCCGCGATGCGGGCGTGTCCGCCGAGATGGACCATCAGCACCGCAGCCTGAAAAGCCAGTTCAAGCTTGCCGACAAGGTGGGAGCGCGCCTGGTGGCCGTGCTTGGCCCCGACGAGCTGGCCGCCGGCCAGGTGAAGGTGCGCAACATGCAGACGCACAAGGAGCGCCTGGCCGAGCTGGACAAGGTCAAAGAGCTGCTGTCCCGTTTTGGCGGCGAGCCGTTCGGCGGTGCGCATGTTGCGGTCGACGAAGTGTTCGGCACCGAGGAATAG
- the mobB gene encoding molybdopterin-guanine dinucleotide biosynthesis protein B, translating into MIDFPSPAVSIVGRHNSGKTTLIEKLIAELVGRGFDVGRVKHHSHVGFDIDIPGKDSWRHRRAGASETVIAAPGQMARIKTTEGELECADIVASMPGHDVVIVEGYRKSGLPTIEIMRAGNAADARTAEVFAEGARKGWALGTDFTQFGRNAIPHVDDADAPEPAEAPKLTASEEAEFACQYPNRTDISNKMPTASTVAVVTDIPQAAQAADVYGIPAFDIDDVSALADFVEQAFARPRVSLVIQAGGESRRMGRSKATVPFCGRPLICRMVERLSPVADELIITTNEPENLAFLHTQYPNLHIQLVCDAVEERGALPGLYTALRAARNPYVAVVACDMVFASPALVVAEALEMTKSRADVVVPVNKHGFEPFHAVYRRMGCLPAVRAALDRGDKRAQIFFDQVNVCEFPQEKVLAAEPMGGCFINANTPAELAALERIVQDRTEG; encoded by the coding sequence ATGATTGATTTTCCCAGCCCCGCCGTGTCCATCGTCGGGCGTCATAATTCAGGAAAAACAACCCTTATCGAAAAACTCATCGCCGAGCTGGTGGGGCGCGGGTTCGATGTGGGCAGAGTGAAGCACCACAGCCACGTCGGCTTCGACATCGACATCCCGGGTAAAGACTCGTGGCGTCACCGCCGCGCCGGCGCTAGCGAAACCGTCATCGCGGCCCCGGGGCAGATGGCGCGCATCAAAACCACCGAGGGCGAGCTTGAATGCGCCGATATCGTGGCCAGCATGCCCGGGCACGACGTGGTCATCGTCGAGGGGTACCGCAAAAGCGGCCTGCCCACCATCGAGATCATGCGCGCGGGCAACGCCGCCGACGCGCGCACGGCCGAGGTGTTCGCCGAAGGCGCGCGCAAGGGCTGGGCGCTGGGCACCGATTTCACGCAGTTCGGCCGCAACGCCATTCCTCACGTGGACGACGCGGACGCGCCTGAGCCTGCTGAGGCGCCGAAGCTCACGGCGTCCGAGGAGGCCGAGTTCGCCTGCCAATACCCGAACCGCACCGACATCTCCAACAAGATGCCCACGGCCTCTACGGTTGCCGTGGTCACGGATATCCCGCAGGCCGCCCAGGCGGCGGACGTGTACGGCATCCCCGCCTTCGACATTGACGACGTGTCGGCGCTGGCCGATTTCGTGGAGCAGGCGTTCGCGCGCCCGCGCGTGTCGCTGGTCATCCAAGCGGGCGGCGAAAGCCGGCGCATGGGGCGCAGCAAGGCTACGGTGCCGTTTTGCGGCCGCCCGTTAATCTGCCGCATGGTCGAGCGCCTCTCGCCGGTGGCCGACGAGCTTATCATCACCACGAACGAGCCGGAAAACCTGGCGTTTTTACACACGCAGTACCCGAACCTGCACATTCAGCTGGTGTGCGACGCCGTGGAGGAACGCGGCGCGCTGCCGGGGCTGTACACGGCGCTGCGCGCGGCGCGCAACCCCTATGTGGCCGTGGTGGCCTGCGACATGGTGTTCGCCAGCCCGGCTTTGGTGGTGGCCGAGGCGCTTGAGATGACGAAGTCGCGCGCGGACGTGGTGGTGCCCGTGAACAAGCACGGGTTCGAGCCGTTCCACGCGGTGTACCGCCGCATGGGGTGCCTGCCGGCAGTGCGCGCGGCGCTCGACCGGGGCGACAAGCGCGCGCAGATCTTCTTCGACCAGGTCAACGTGTGCGAGTTCCCGCAGGAAAAGGTGCTGGCCGCCGAGCCTATGGGCGGCTGCTTCATCAACGCGAACACGCCGGCCGAGCTTGCGGCGCTTGAGCGCATCGTGCAGGATCGGACCGAAGGCTAA
- a CDS encoding VTT domain-containing protein: protein MDIVNFFVNLLSDPRGAIAGWILTLGAVWVYTPLFLIVFIETGLVFFPFLPGDSLLFAAGVFSADGGGLHLWATLLVFYVAAILGNTSNYWIARFFGARIIDSGKVKALTPERMAKLDGFFAKYGGLTIVITRFMPFFRTFAPFIAGTGHMNFAKFTLFNAIGGISWVSLFVLVGYFFGGVPFVQDHFEIIVLGIVAVSVAPAVIGAVKAALSSRKAKA, encoded by the coding sequence ATGGATATCGTCAATTTCTTCGTGAACCTGCTCAGCGACCCGCGCGGCGCCATTGCCGGCTGGATTCTCACGCTGGGCGCGGTGTGGGTGTACACGCCGCTGTTCCTTATCGTGTTCATCGAAACGGGCCTGGTGTTCTTCCCGTTTCTGCCGGGCGACTCGCTGCTGTTCGCGGCGGGCGTGTTCTCGGCCGATGGCGGCGGGCTGCACCTGTGGGCCACGCTGCTGGTGTTCTACGTGGCGGCCATCCTGGGCAACACGTCGAACTACTGGATTGCCCGCTTCTTCGGTGCGCGCATCATCGACTCGGGCAAGGTCAAAGCGCTCACGCCCGAGCGCATGGCCAAGCTTGACGGCTTTTTCGCGAAATACGGCGGGCTGACCATCGTCATCACGCGCTTCATGCCGTTTTTCCGCACGTTCGCCCCGTTCATCGCCGGTACCGGTCACATGAACTTTGCGAAGTTCACGCTGTTCAACGCCATCGGTGGCATCTCGTGGGTCAGCTTGTTCGTGCTGGTGGGTTACTTCTTCGGCGGCGTGCCGTTCGTGCAAGACCACTTCGAGATCATCGTGCTGGGCATCGTGGCGGTGTCGGTGGCCCCTGCCGTCATCGGCGCGGTGAAAGCGGCGCTGTCAAGCCGTAAGGCCAAAGCGTAG